CGCGCCGATGCCCTGGATCTTGTGAAACCCGGGCTCCCCGCCGGACAGCACCGGGGAGGCGGCGGGCTCGACGGCGTAGATGCGAATGGAGGGAAACTCCTTCCGCAGAACTTCGCCGACGCCGGTGATGGTGCCGCCGGTGCCCACCCCGCAGACGAACGCGTCCACGGGTCCGAGCTGGCGCAGAAGCTCCGGCGCCGTCGTCTGTCTGTGGGCCTCCGGGTTGGCGGGATTGGTGAACTGTTGCGGCATGAAGAAGTCGGGATGCTCGTTGGCCAGCTCTTCGGCCCGGCGTATGGCTCCGCCCATCCCCCTGGTGTCGGGCGTGAGGATCAGGCGCGCGCCGTAGGCGGCCAGCAGGCTGCGGCGCTCCTCGCTCATGGTGTCGGGCATGGTGAGAACCAGGCGGTATCCCTTGACCGCCGCCGCCAGGGCCAGGCCGATGCCGGTGTTGCCGCTGGTGGGTTCCACGATGGTCCCGCCAGGCTCCAGCAGGCCCTTGCGCTCGGCCTCCTCGATCATGGCGCGGCAGATGCGGTCCTTCACCGAACCACCGGGATTGAGGGACTCCAGTTTCCCCCAGACTTCCGCGCTGTCCTCCCCGGGGAGCCGCGTAAGGCGCACCACGGGGGTGGAGCCGATAAGGTCGAGGATGGATCTCGCGCACGGGGGAGGGGTCGCCATGGGTTCGTGGGGTGGGGAGTCGGTGCAACCGAAATAACGAATATGATAGGGGCGCGCGGCGGCCAAGTCAACGCGGTTCGGCGAACACCCGCCGTTCCACCTTGACACCCCGGTTGGGCGCATCAATAATTGTAGGGATGGCCGGATGGGCCAGGGTCGACGAAGCACGGTGGAGGAGCGTTCATGGCTGAGGAATCCGATACGCAAAAAGGGTTCAAGGTTCACGACAAGCGCCGGTTTACCGATGAGGGCGAGGCGCGTGAACAACAAGAGGACCGGGACGAACCCGCGGCCGCTGACTCGCCGCAGGCGGGGGCGGAAACGCCCGAGGAACCGCCACGGGAAGCGTCCGCCACGCAGGAGCTTCCGCCCATCGACTTTTCCACGTTCATCATGAGCCTGAGCACCCAGGCACTGCTGCAGCTCGGCGAGATCGGCAACCCGGCGACGGGCCAAGTGGAGAAGGACGTGGCCGTGGCCAAGCAGACCATCGACATCATCGGGATGCTGAGCGAGAAGAGCAAGGGGAACCTTGACGAGACCGAGGAGCGGCTGGTGCAGGAGATTCTCTACAACCTCAGGATGCGCTACGTGGAGGCGGTACGGAACGCATGACGCCCGTTAAACGAATACGCCGGCGCGCGTGGCCCCTGGCCTGTTTGGCGGCTGCCCTGCTGCTGGCCGGACCCGGGCATGCGGCCGCCAGGGTCAACCTGCCGGATTTCGTCACGCTGTCGAAAGAGGTCCGGCCGATGGTGGTCCACATCTCCTCGTCGTCGTCGGCCGCGTCGAGTTCCAGTCCCTTTCGGGAAGGCGATCCCTTCGGCGATTTCTGGCGGCGCTTCTTCGGCGAGCGCTTCCCGCAGAACCCGACCCCGGGCCCGTCCCGGAGCGTGGGTTCCGGGTTCATCGTGGATCCCAAGGGATATATCCTCACCAACGACCACGTGGTCGAGGAGGGCCAGGACCTCACGGTGAAGCTCGCGGACGGATCGGAGCATCGGGCGCGCGTCGCCGGGCGGGACCCCAAGACCGATATCGCGCTGGTCAAGATCGACACCGAACGCACGCTGCAGGTGGCGCGACTGGGGGACTCGGCCTCGCTGGAGGTGGGCGAGTGGGTGCTGGCCATCGGCAATCCCTTCGGTCTCGAGCATACCGTGACTTCGGGGATCGTCAGCGCCAAAGGCCGGCGCATCGGCGCGGGCCCGTACGACAATTTCATCCAGACCGACGCTTCCATCAACCCCGGCAACTCGGGTGGGCCGCTGATTAACCTGCGCGGCGAGGTGGTCGGGGTCAACACCGCGATCTTCAGCCGGGGCGGGGGCAACATCGGCATCGGCTTCGCGATACCCATCAACCTCGTGAAGCAACTGCTGTCCCAGCTCAGGGATGAAGGCAAGGTGACCCGCGGCTGGCTGGGGGTCGTCATCCAGGACGTCAACGCCGAGATGGCCGAGGCGCTGGGCCTGGAGGAAGCCCGTGGAGCCCTGATAACCAACGTGTCGCAAGGGAGCCCGGCCGAGGTCGCCGGCATGCAGGTGGGCGACGTCATCGTGACTTTCGACAGCTCCCCGGTGACGGCTTCCAGCGAGCTTCCGCTGATCGTCGCCCGCACACCCGTGGGCAAGACCGTGGACGTCATGATCCAGCGCGACGGCCGTCCGGTGGCGTTGCGCGTGACCGTCGCGAAGCTGGGTGACGACGAGGTCGTCGTGGCCCTGGAGGACGACAACGACCTGGGCCTCACCGTGAGGGACGCGCAGCGGTTCATGCCCGGCTCACGGAGCCGCCGGGGGGTCGTGGTGACCGAGGTGGAGTCGGGCAGTCCGGCGGAGACGGCCGGCATTCGCGCGGGCGACGTCATCCTGGAGATCGATCGCAAGCGCGTCGACAGCGTGCAGGACTTCAGGCGCGTGGTCGGCGGTCTGGACAAGGGGACCGGCATTCTGTTTCTCGTGCGG
The window above is part of the Deltaproteobacteria bacterium genome. Proteins encoded here:
- the cysK gene encoding cysteine synthase A, translating into MATPPPCARSILDLIGSTPVVRLTRLPGEDSAEVWGKLESLNPGGSVKDRICRAMIEEAERKGLLEPGGTIVEPTSGNTGIGLALAAAVKGYRLVLTMPDTMSEERRSLLAAYGARLILTPDTRGMGGAIRRAEELANEHPDFFMPQQFTNPANPEAHRQTTAPELLRQLGPVDAFVCGVGTGGTITGVGEVLRKEFPSIRIYAVEPAASPVLSGGEPGFHKIQGIGAGFVPPILNTGIYDEIITVSDEDAAATMQRLAVEEGLFVGISSGANCFAAMKVARTMGTGHRVATMLCDSGERYLSTRA
- a CDS encoding DUF1844 domain-containing protein is translated as MAEESDTQKGFKVHDKRRFTDEGEAREQQEDRDEPAAADSPQAGAETPEEPPREASATQELPPIDFSTFIMSLSTQALLQLGEIGNPATGQVEKDVAVAKQTIDIIGMLSEKSKGNLDETEERLVQEILYNLRMRYVEAVRNA
- a CDS encoding DegQ family serine endoprotease, producing MTPVKRIRRRAWPLACLAAALLLAGPGHAAARVNLPDFVTLSKEVRPMVVHISSSSSAASSSSPFREGDPFGDFWRRFFGERFPQNPTPGPSRSVGSGFIVDPKGYILTNDHVVEEGQDLTVKLADGSEHRARVAGRDPKTDIALVKIDTERTLQVARLGDSASLEVGEWVLAIGNPFGLEHTVTSGIVSAKGRRIGAGPYDNFIQTDASINPGNSGGPLINLRGEVVGVNTAIFSRGGGNIGIGFAIPINLVKQLLSQLRDEGKVTRGWLGVVIQDVNAEMAEALGLEEARGALITNVSQGSPAEVAGMQVGDVIVTFDSSPVTASSELPLIVARTPVGKTVDVMIQRDGRPVALRVTVAKLGDDEVVVALEDDNDLGLTVRDAQRFMPGSRSRRGVVVTEVESGSPAETAGIRAGDVILEIDRKRVDSVQDFRRVVGGLDKGTGILFLVRREDTTLFLALRVPR